The following are from one region of the Sandaracinus amylolyticus genome:
- a CDS encoding lysophospholipid acyltransferase family protein, translated as MSDDDELERPRRAYVAPKPSAKARAKKKHAKPQKAKPEVRREAKPAVRRTISPDAKPARASARPAAKPDRAPTASRKSARPVAPEPAPEPRHESTETSKPRRASARPARIEERVIASPEPAQPVPDAAPTERSARPSVRRSTLPLPPALPNADTRAPRPSPQPAPPVRLEPSSPGTVAAPRPSRPAARATMPVRVSQPPPEPAAPDAAVAAPLPEPPAAPDLAPVQSPAPARDPDLDPVDDLYAIEETLDRFLDDAASTEDRAARRRAAEAFAQVAAHLGGTTDAPESPGLARELLRPGYYVRQWGRLGLRDLSEEIDELGLDRAYEARFLPLFDRIYRSWFRVLARGLEHVPDTGRCLVVANHGGALPWDGLMLRTAMRLDHPSRRELRWLAEDFVAHAPFLGAFVNRVGAVRACPENAERMLARDMLVAVFPEGEKGLGKPFGQRYELQRFGRGGYVKLALRTRTPIVPTAIVGSEEAYPLLFRSGAIARLVGLPFLPITPTFPWLGPVGLVPLPSRWVILCGEPIHLEDADPDDPIAVAHLNDRVRGAVQDLVRRALDMRERAF; from the coding sequence GTGAGCGACGACGACGAGCTCGAGCGCCCGCGTCGCGCCTACGTCGCGCCGAAGCCGTCGGCGAAGGCGCGCGCGAAGAAGAAGCACGCGAAGCCGCAGAAGGCGAAGCCCGAGGTGCGCCGCGAGGCGAAGCCCGCGGTGCGTCGCACCATCTCGCCCGACGCGAAGCCGGCCCGCGCATCGGCGCGCCCCGCCGCGAAGCCCGATCGCGCTCCGACGGCGAGCCGCAAGTCCGCACGCCCCGTCGCGCCCGAGCCCGCACCGGAGCCGCGTCACGAGTCGACCGAAACGTCGAAGCCGCGTCGTGCCTCGGCGCGTCCCGCACGCATCGAAGAGCGAGTGATCGCGAGCCCCGAGCCCGCGCAGCCGGTTCCCGACGCTGCGCCCACCGAGCGCAGCGCACGCCCGTCGGTGCGTCGCTCCACGCTCCCGCTCCCGCCCGCGCTCCCCAACGCCGACACCCGCGCGCCCCGTCCGAGCCCGCAGCCCGCACCTCCGGTGCGCCTCGAGCCGAGCTCCCCCGGCACCGTCGCGGCCCCGCGCCCGTCCCGCCCGGCAGCCCGCGCGACGATGCCCGTGCGCGTGTCCCAGCCCCCGCCCGAGCCCGCGGCTCCCGACGCAGCCGTCGCGGCCCCGCTCCCCGAGCCGCCCGCCGCTCCCGACCTCGCCCCCGTCCAGTCGCCCGCTCCCGCTCGCGACCCGGACCTGGACCCCGTCGACGATCTCTACGCGATCGAAGAGACCCTCGATCGCTTCCTCGACGACGCCGCGTCCACCGAGGATCGCGCTGCGCGCCGCCGCGCTGCCGAGGCCTTCGCGCAGGTCGCTGCGCACCTCGGCGGCACCACCGACGCCCCCGAATCCCCCGGCCTCGCGCGCGAGCTCCTGCGCCCCGGCTACTACGTGCGGCAGTGGGGTCGCCTCGGCCTGCGCGACCTCAGCGAAGAGATCGACGAGCTCGGCCTCGATCGCGCCTACGAGGCGCGCTTCCTGCCGCTCTTCGATCGCATCTACCGCAGCTGGTTCCGCGTGCTCGCGCGCGGCCTCGAGCACGTGCCCGACACCGGTCGCTGCCTCGTCGTGGCGAACCACGGCGGCGCGCTCCCGTGGGACGGCCTGATGCTCCGCACCGCGATGCGCCTCGATCATCCGTCGCGCCGCGAGCTGCGCTGGCTCGCCGAGGACTTCGTCGCGCACGCGCCCTTCCTCGGCGCCTTCGTGAACCGCGTCGGCGCGGTGCGCGCCTGCCCCGAGAACGCCGAGCGCATGCTCGCGCGCGACATGCTCGTCGCGGTCTTCCCCGAGGGCGAGAAGGGCCTCGGCAAGCCCTTCGGGCAAAGGTATGAGCTCCAACGATTCGGCCGCGGCGGCTACGTGAAGCTCGCGCTCCGCACCCGTACGCCGATCGTCCCGACCGCGATCGTCGGCAGCGAGGAAGCGTACCCGCTGCTCTTCCGCAGCGGCGCGATCGCGCGCCTCGTCGGCCTGCCCTTCCTGCCGATCACGCCGACGTTCCCGTGGCTCGGCCCGGTCGGCCTCGTCCCGCTCCCGAGCCGCTGGGTGATCCTCTGCGGCGAGCCGATCCATCTCGAGGACGCGGATCCCGACGATCCGATCGCCGTCGCGCACCTCAACGATCGCGTGCGAGGTGCGGTGCAGGATCTCGTCCGACGCGCGCTCGACATGCGCGAGCGCGCGTTCTGA
- a CDS encoding VIT and vWA domain-containing protein translates to MRRSLLASLAALLVTFAAQGRVHAIGVLLPTRPEIEPLAIRHHRVSISVRERIAETRVEQVFLNQSGETLEATYVFPVPPGATVSGFTMWVDGRPQRGELLESAQARAVYEQIVARMRDPGLVEQIGGNLFRARVFPIAPHSEQRIELRFTQTLEYQSGVVHYRYPLRTAGRAARTLEDLTITAEIVSRTPVRAIYSPTHAVAIAREGDQRAIASYEGHRVALDQDFDLYYAVADGDVGLSLLSHRASGDDGYFLAMIAPRTALTEHELASKEVIFVFDTSGSMAGDKIERARAALDHMLARLGPNDSFQVVRFSTDVELLFDRGASMPATPANVASARRFASRFVAAGGTAIHPALHEALRTRAPAGAPPRMIVFLTDGMPTVGQTDPATIVREVTARTAASTGASTRLFVFGVGDDVNTTFLDALAVGSGGSSDYVRGADGVELQQRLSTFYDRIAYPVLADLHLALPGASAFDVYPRDLGHLYRGDQLLVVGRYRGEGPVQVVLEGRVGGATPLRLEFPVTMPGAETRNDFLPRVWATRKVATLLDEIRLNGERPELREEVVRLARQFGLVTPYTSYLVAEDVEMPRSIAPMPDVRPMEEPAPVSEAEADFERFADATAARAPETTSSGSSGAGASASMAPEGGRGESGRRLSARLRDLRGAEQAAALGAQDARFVLGRAFVRRDGMWVDSRYRAGRRELRMRWGSEGYFALLRARPELGPALALGERVTIAIDDARVIVIDPSAPERVTETDVSAFLR, encoded by the coding sequence ATGCGCCGATCGCTGCTCGCCTCGCTCGCCGCGCTCCTGGTCACATTCGCCGCGCAGGGACGCGTCCACGCGATCGGCGTGCTGCTCCCGACACGTCCCGAGATCGAGCCCCTCGCGATCCGACACCACCGCGTGTCGATCAGCGTGCGCGAGCGGATCGCGGAGACGCGCGTCGAGCAGGTGTTCCTGAACCAGTCGGGCGAGACCCTCGAGGCGACCTACGTCTTCCCGGTCCCGCCCGGCGCGACGGTGAGCGGCTTCACGATGTGGGTCGACGGTCGCCCGCAGCGCGGCGAGCTCCTCGAGTCCGCGCAGGCGCGCGCGGTGTACGAGCAGATCGTCGCGCGCATGCGCGATCCCGGGCTCGTCGAGCAGATCGGCGGCAACCTCTTCCGCGCCCGCGTCTTCCCGATCGCGCCGCACAGCGAGCAGCGCATCGAGCTGCGCTTCACGCAGACGCTCGAGTACCAGAGCGGCGTCGTGCACTACCGCTATCCGCTGCGCACCGCGGGGCGCGCGGCGCGGACGCTCGAGGACCTCACGATCACCGCCGAGATCGTCTCGCGCACGCCGGTGCGCGCGATCTACTCGCCGACCCACGCGGTCGCGATCGCGCGCGAAGGCGACCAGCGCGCGATCGCGTCCTACGAGGGCCATCGCGTCGCGCTCGATCAGGACTTCGACCTCTACTACGCGGTCGCCGACGGAGACGTCGGGCTCTCCTTGCTCTCGCACCGCGCGAGCGGCGACGACGGCTACTTCCTCGCGATGATCGCGCCGCGCACCGCGCTCACCGAGCACGAGCTCGCGAGCAAGGAAGTCATCTTCGTGTTCGACACGTCGGGCTCGATGGCGGGCGACAAGATCGAGCGGGCGCGCGCCGCGCTCGATCACATGCTCGCGCGGCTCGGCCCGAACGATTCGTTCCAGGTCGTACGCTTCTCGACCGACGTCGAGCTCCTCTTCGATCGCGGCGCTTCGATGCCCGCGACCCCCGCGAACGTCGCGTCGGCACGTCGCTTCGCGAGCCGCTTCGTCGCGGCGGGCGGCACCGCGATCCATCCCGCGCTCCACGAGGCGCTGCGCACCCGCGCGCCCGCCGGCGCGCCGCCGCGCATGATCGTGTTCCTCACCGACGGCATGCCCACCGTCGGCCAGACCGATCCCGCCACGATCGTGCGCGAGGTGACCGCGCGCACCGCGGCGAGCACGGGCGCGAGCACGCGCCTCTTCGTGTTCGGCGTCGGCGACGACGTGAACACGACGTTCCTCGACGCGCTCGCGGTCGGCAGTGGCGGCTCGTCCGACTACGTGCGCGGCGCGGACGGCGTCGAGCTCCAGCAGCGTCTCTCGACCTTCTACGATCGCATCGCGTACCCGGTGCTCGCTGACCTCCACCTCGCGCTCCCCGGCGCGTCCGCGTTCGACGTGTACCCTCGCGATCTCGGGCATCTCTACCGGGGCGATCAGCTCCTCGTCGTCGGTCGATATCGCGGCGAGGGCCCGGTGCAGGTGGTGCTCGAGGGGCGCGTCGGCGGCGCCACGCCGCTGCGCCTCGAGTTCCCGGTGACGATGCCCGGCGCCGAGACGCGCAACGACTTCCTGCCGCGCGTCTGGGCGACGCGGAAGGTCGCGACGCTGCTCGACGAGATCCGCCTGAACGGCGAGCGCCCCGAGCTGCGCGAGGAGGTCGTGCGGCTCGCGCGACAGTTCGGTCTGGTCACGCCGTACACGAGCTACCTCGTCGCCGAGGACGTCGAGATGCCGCGCAGCATCGCGCCGATGCCCGACGTGCGCCCGATGGAAGAGCCGGCGCCGGTGAGCGAGGCAGAGGCCGACTTCGAGCGGTTCGCGGACGCGACCGCCGCGCGCGCGCCCGAGACGACGAGCTCCGGGAGCTCGGGCGCCGGCGCGTCCGCGTCGATGGCGCCCGAAGGCGGACGTGGCGAGAGCGGTCGTCGCCTCTCGGCGCGCCTCCGCGATCTGCGGGGCGCCGAGCAGGCCGCGGCGCTCGGCGCGCAGGACGCGCGCTTCGTGCTGGGTCGCGCGTTCGTGCGTCGCGACGGCATGTGGGTCGACTCGCGGTATCGCGCGGGCCGGCGCGAGCTGAGGATGCGCTGGGGCAGCGAGGGCTACTTCGCGCTGCTGCGCGCGCGACCCGAGCTGGGCCCCGCGCTCGCGCTCGGAGAACGTGTGACCATCGCGATCGACGACGCGCGCGTGATCGTGATCGATCCGAGCGCGCCCGAGCGCGTGACCGAGACCGACGTCAGCGCGTTCCTGCGGTGA
- a CDS encoding TonB-dependent receptor plug domain-containing protein — protein MRALGAWCGVAVALVATSAPAHAQFGARARIERPIAAGSDLDPTSSATTIELEDRPRALETTDEVLLEVPGARRRRSAGFGGFTALSLRGAEAEHTTVMIGDVPLSTADGSAVDLSTLPPWLFERVEVHRGGAPVWLGAGAIGGVLRLVPRRARATRLEAVGGGGSFDLAQGRLGASVDGASFSWATTLGLTYSGGAYPITIDTRPLEPGGIEPRTQTNAQLLEGAGLMHARLRAGDATLSFVGLGLARTGGIPPPVTRWTPASAARRRHLRTLFAVASEWLEGGRPPEQADLAAWRVQLVASVALDRRSLSDPYAQYGQVRRETDQTVTRSSIRAAGTLRLAEWMDATMVAVGAHETFAPEDALARTTLGTSRRDSAVAALEARLHGRFDRTMRWELRPSARIEVIDSALAEIRPGSEHLRTSRVDALPTARLGAALELVPGIALSGSFATGVRAPSFVDLFGDGALISGNTSLRPEESTGGDLGVVARGRIGALEGFAELRGFGLWMRDLIRYVRTDANQWTPQNVAEAWTAGIEASTSLRFERVIGLASALTWIESQDLSLARALPFRPRFTGYARLDATFDLPAPLASVSAWVDGEYVGETYDTPENDVPIPEVARFGAGASLSAWEGAVRVDVIVRDLFDARGRDALLRPLPGRSVALQISLRME, from the coding sequence ATGCGCGCGCTCGGGGCATGGTGCGGGGTCGCCGTCGCGCTCGTCGCGACCAGCGCGCCCGCGCATGCGCAGTTCGGCGCGCGCGCTCGGATCGAGCGACCGATCGCGGCGGGCAGTGATCTCGATCCGACGTCGAGCGCGACGACCATCGAGCTCGAGGATCGCCCGCGCGCGCTCGAGACCACCGACGAGGTGTTGCTCGAGGTGCCGGGCGCGCGACGCCGTCGGAGCGCGGGATTCGGCGGGTTCACCGCGCTCTCGCTGCGTGGCGCCGAGGCCGAGCACACGACCGTGATGATCGGCGACGTGCCGCTCTCCACCGCGGACGGGAGCGCGGTCGATCTCTCGACGCTGCCGCCGTGGCTCTTCGAGCGCGTCGAGGTGCATCGCGGCGGCGCACCGGTGTGGCTCGGCGCGGGCGCGATCGGCGGTGTGCTGCGGCTCGTCCCACGTCGCGCGCGTGCGACCCGCCTCGAGGCGGTGGGCGGCGGAGGCTCGTTCGATCTCGCGCAGGGCCGGCTCGGCGCGAGCGTCGACGGCGCTTCGTTCTCGTGGGCGACGACGCTCGGCCTCACGTACTCGGGCGGCGCGTATCCGATCACGATCGACACGCGGCCGCTCGAGCCCGGCGGGATCGAGCCGCGCACCCAGACCAACGCGCAGCTGCTCGAGGGCGCGGGGCTGATGCACGCGCGGCTGCGCGCCGGCGACGCGACGCTCTCGTTCGTCGGGCTCGGTCTCGCGCGCACCGGTGGCATCCCGCCGCCGGTCACGCGATGGACCCCGGCGTCGGCGGCGCGCCGCCGTCATCTGCGCACGCTCTTCGCGGTCGCGAGCGAGTGGCTCGAAGGCGGGCGCCCTCCCGAGCAGGCCGACCTCGCCGCGTGGCGTGTGCAGCTCGTCGCGTCGGTCGCGCTCGATCGACGCTCGCTGAGCGATCCCTACGCGCAGTACGGGCAAGTGCGGCGCGAGACCGATCAGACGGTGACGCGCTCGTCGATCCGCGCGGCGGGCACGCTGCGGCTTGCGGAGTGGATGGACGCGACGATGGTCGCGGTCGGCGCGCACGAGACCTTCGCGCCCGAGGACGCGCTCGCGCGCACGACGCTCGGCACGTCGCGGCGAGACTCGGCGGTGGCTGCGCTGGAAGCGCGCCTGCACGGGCGATTCGATCGCACCATGCGCTGGGAGCTGCGGCCCTCGGCGCGCATCGAGGTGATCGACTCCGCGCTCGCCGAGATCCGACCGGGCAGCGAGCACCTGCGCACCTCGCGCGTCGACGCGCTGCCCACTGCGCGGCTCGGCGCCGCGCTCGAGCTGGTGCCCGGGATCGCGCTCTCGGGATCGTTCGCGACCGGCGTGCGCGCGCCCTCGTTCGTCGATCTGTTCGGCGACGGCGCGCTGATCTCCGGCAACACCTCGCTGCGCCCCGAGGAGTCGACCGGCGGCGATCTCGGCGTGGTCGCGCGCGGGCGCATCGGGGCGCTCGAGGGCTTCGCAGAGCTGCGTGGCTTCGGGCTCTGGATGCGCGATCTGATCCGGTACGTGCGCACCGACGCGAACCAGTGGACGCCGCAGAACGTCGCGGAGGCGTGGACCGCGGGGATCGAGGCGAGCACGAGCCTGCGCTTCGAGCGCGTCATCGGGCTCGCGTCGGCGCTCACGTGGATCGAGTCGCAGGATCTCTCGCTCGCGCGCGCCCTTCCCTTCCGCCCGCGCTTCACCGGCTACGCACGCCTGGACGCGACCTTCGATCTCCCCGCGCCGCTCGCCTCGGTGAGCGCGTGGGTCGACGGCGAGTACGTCGGAGAGACCTACGACACACCGGAGAACGACGTGCCGATCCCCGAGGTCGCGCGCTTCGGCGCGGGCGCGTCCTTGTCGGCGTGGGAAGGCGCGGTGAGAGTCGACGTGATCGTGCGCGACCTGTTCGACGCGCGGGGGCGCGACGCACTGCTGAGGCCGCTTCCGGGGCGATCGGTCGCGCTGCAGATCTCGTTGAGGATGGAGTGA
- a CDS encoding adenine nucleotide alpha hydrolase, whose amino-acid sequence MKPKAWVSWSSGKDAAWALHVARASGELDVVGLLTTTNEHFDRVAMHGVRRDLLMAQAEATGLPVHVVPLPWPCSNDEYEARMRAALEVARGEGVTHVIFGDLFLEEVRRYRESRLEGTGITPVFPLWGVPTHTLARDMVSAGVRAHIVTLDPRKVPRELAGRVLDHALLDALPEGVDPCGENGETHTFVSAGPMLQRALPVRGGEVVEREGFVYADLMLDQDSQPTPS is encoded by the coding sequence ATGAAGCCGAAGGCGTGGGTGAGCTGGTCGAGCGGCAAGGACGCGGCGTGGGCGCTGCACGTGGCGCGCGCGTCGGGGGAGCTCGACGTGGTCGGGCTGCTGACGACGACGAACGAGCACTTCGATCGTGTCGCGATGCACGGCGTGCGTCGCGATCTGCTGATGGCCCAGGCCGAGGCGACGGGCCTTCCGGTGCACGTCGTGCCGCTCCCCTGGCCCTGCTCCAACGACGAGTACGAAGCGCGCATGCGCGCCGCGCTCGAGGTCGCGCGCGGAGAAGGCGTGACCCACGTGATCTTCGGCGATCTCTTCCTCGAAGAGGTGCGGCGCTATCGCGAGAGCCGGCTCGAGGGCACCGGCATCACGCCGGTCTTCCCGCTCTGGGGCGTGCCCACGCACACGCTCGCGCGCGACATGGTGAGCGCGGGCGTGCGCGCGCACATCGTCACGCTCGATCCCCGCAAGGTCCCGCGCGAGCTCGCGGGGCGCGTGCTCGATCACGCGCTGCTCGACGCGTTGCCCGAGGGGGTCGACCCCTGCGGCGAGAACGGCGAGACCCACACGTTCGTGTCCGCGGGCCCGATGCTCCAGCGCGCGCTCCCGGTGCGCGGAGGCGAGGTCGTGGAGCGCGAGGGATTCGTGTACGCCGACCTGATGCTCGATCAGGACTCGCAGCCGACGCCGTCGTGA
- a CDS encoding NAD-dependent epimerase/dehydratase family protein, giving the protein MQLGTHECTPHGRDAGAPNGSARGGSLRALPPRGGRTVAITGACSFLGRNLIGVLEEDDTIARVVVLDVATPRTAGRKTRSYRVDLTQPTAAARASEILRAEQVDVLAHLAFLSSPTPAEGWAHELESVGTMHLLVAAREAGVRRVVAASQTMLYGPHRSNPNFLFEGAALRGIEGCRFLADKIDAEVQLTRFASETGARTTILRLAPVLGPTVRTWLTRWLSRRFVPTLLGFDPLVQLLHEADAIAALKTAIDVEVPGTFNVAGEGVLPITTIIKLAGRIGAPLPGPLLRRATALLWMGGMNEAPASFVDYLRYLCVADTTQARDALGFEPAYTTREAVLDFGGALRLREARLIREAIA; this is encoded by the coding sequence GTGCAGCTCGGCACGCACGAATGCACGCCTCACGGCCGCGACGCCGGTGCCCCGAACGGCAGCGCGCGCGGCGGCTCGCTGCGCGCGCTCCCTCCGCGCGGTGGGCGCACGGTCGCGATCACCGGCGCGTGCTCGTTCCTCGGGCGCAACCTCATCGGCGTGCTCGAGGAGGACGACACGATCGCGCGCGTCGTGGTGCTCGACGTCGCCACGCCGCGCACCGCGGGCCGCAAGACGCGCTCGTACCGTGTCGACCTCACGCAGCCGACCGCGGCGGCGCGCGCCTCGGAGATCCTGCGCGCGGAGCAGGTGGACGTGCTCGCCCATCTCGCGTTCCTCTCGAGCCCGACCCCCGCCGAGGGATGGGCGCACGAGCTCGAGAGCGTGGGCACGATGCACCTGCTCGTCGCGGCGCGCGAAGCGGGCGTGCGGCGGGTCGTGGCCGCGTCGCAGACGATGCTCTACGGGCCGCACCGCTCGAATCCGAACTTCCTGTTCGAGGGCGCGGCGCTGCGCGGCATCGAGGGCTGTCGCTTCCTCGCCGACAAGATCGACGCCGAGGTGCAGCTCACGCGCTTCGCGAGCGAGACCGGCGCGCGCACGACGATCCTGCGGCTCGCGCCGGTGCTCGGCCCGACGGTGCGCACCTGGCTCACGCGCTGGCTCTCGCGGCGCTTCGTGCCGACGCTGCTCGGCTTCGACCCGCTCGTGCAGCTGCTGCACGAGGCGGACGCGATCGCGGCGCTCAAGACCGCGATCGACGTCGAGGTGCCCGGCACGTTCAACGTGGCGGGGGAGGGCGTGCTCCCGATCACCACGATCATCAAGCTCGCAGGGCGCATCGGCGCGCCGCTGCCGGGCCCCTTGCTCCGGCGCGCGACGGCGCTGCTCTGGATGGGCGGCATGAACGAGGCGCCCGCGTCCTTCGTGGACTACCTGCGATATCTCTGCGTCGCCGACACGACGCAGGCGCGCGACGCGCTGGGCTTCGAGCCCGCGTACACGACGCGCGAGGCCGTGCTCGACTTCGGCGGCGCGCTGCGCCTGCGCGAGGCGAGACTCATCCGCGAGGCGATCGCGTGA
- a CDS encoding DUF4349 domain-containing protein: MRERRWCGAPFAAAALLVAGTLAAGCGGSAPRTSYGATVETTASSYGGGGASGYDDVWRERSTGSYGSTDSAGATMDFEGEADEGADYEQSVVLESEARAVPREPAAAPASDHVASTRSEERPMIAQATPRQTPPTASTTPREQAQAQAAQTATDAVDTSGPLLIYTALMHLAVYEVAESQERIVAATRELGGFVFTQADDRLVVRVPAPRFHALIEQVEQAGDVEHREVQAQDVSEEFHDVDIRIRNLEAMRRRVETLLAQAQTVEDALRVEQQLQRITEELERLRGRQRFLADRIAFSTVTVLFRPRPRELLGQPDIFQLPFPWLDQLGLATLLDLR; encoded by the coding sequence ATGAGAGAGAGACGATGGTGCGGCGCTCCATTCGCCGCGGCCGCGCTCCTCGTCGCGGGCACGCTCGCGGCGGGATGCGGCGGCAGCGCTCCACGCACGAGCTACGGCGCGACGGTCGAGACCACCGCGTCGTCGTACGGCGGCGGAGGCGCGAGCGGCTACGACGACGTCTGGCGGGAGCGGTCGACGGGCTCGTACGGCAGCACCGACAGCGCGGGCGCGACGATGGACTTCGAGGGCGAGGCCGACGAGGGGGCCGATTACGAGCAGTCGGTCGTGCTCGAGTCCGAGGCGCGCGCCGTGCCCCGCGAGCCCGCCGCGGCACCCGCGTCGGATCACGTCGCGAGCACGCGCAGCGAAGAGCGCCCGATGATCGCGCAGGCGACGCCGCGCCAGACCCCGCCGACCGCGAGCACCACGCCGCGCGAGCAGGCCCAGGCGCAAGCGGCACAGACCGCGACCGATGCGGTCGACACCTCGGGCCCGCTGCTCATCTACACCGCGCTCATGCACCTCGCGGTCTACGAGGTCGCCGAGAGCCAGGAGCGCATCGTCGCTGCGACGCGCGAGCTCGGCGGCTTCGTGTTCACCCAGGCCGACGATCGCCTGGTGGTGCGTGTCCCCGCGCCGCGCTTCCACGCGCTGATCGAGCAGGTCGAGCAGGCGGGCGACGTCGAGCACCGCGAGGTCCAGGCGCAGGACGTGAGCGAGGAGTTCCACGACGTCGACATCCGCATCCGCAACCTCGAGGCGATGCGCCGCCGCGTCGAGACGCTCCTCGCGCAGGCACAGACCGTCGAGGACGCGCTGCGGGTCGAGCAGCAGCTGCAGCGCATCACCGAGGAGCTCGAGCGCCTGCGCGGGCGCCAGCGCTTCCTCGCGGATCGCATCGCGTTCTCGACCGTCACCGTGCTCTTCCGGCCGCGCCCGCGCGAGCTCCTGGGGCAGCCGGACATCTTCCAGCTCCCCTTCCCGTGGCTCGATCAGCTGGGCCTCGCGACCCTCCTGGACCTGCGATGA
- the lexA gene encoding transcriptional repressor LexA — MNKLTDRQRMVLEYICESIQDRGYPPTLREIGLKLGIRSTNGVNDHLRALERKGYLTREDMKSRTLRPTDTTLRIVGRGAASMGGGIAREEHDLVDVETTREAEAANDDMIEIPILGRVAAGLPIEAIEQHGGDTVRIDRMLLGRGARGGDVFGLRIQGESMIEAGIHDGDYVFVRKQAQAARGTIVIAMVGDEATCKYFYPESTHIRLEPANSTMAPILVPKSEWRETQILGVVVGVFRKI; from the coding sequence ATGAACAAGCTCACCGATCGTCAGCGGATGGTGCTCGAGTACATCTGCGAGTCGATCCAGGACCGCGGGTACCCGCCGACGCTTCGCGAGATCGGGCTGAAGCTCGGCATCCGCAGCACCAACGGCGTGAACGATCACCTCCGCGCGCTCGAGCGGAAGGGCTATCTCACGCGCGAGGACATGAAGTCGCGCACGCTGCGCCCGACCGACACGACGCTGCGCATCGTGGGACGTGGCGCGGCGAGCATGGGCGGCGGCATCGCGCGCGAGGAGCACGATCTCGTCGACGTCGAGACGACGCGCGAGGCCGAGGCCGCGAACGACGACATGATCGAGATCCCGATCCTCGGTCGCGTCGCGGCGGGTCTGCCGATCGAAGCGATCGAGCAGCACGGCGGCGACACGGTGCGCATCGATCGGATGCTGCTGGGGCGTGGGGCGCGCGGCGGCGACGTGTTCGGCCTGCGGATCCAGGGCGAGTCGATGATCGAGGCCGGCATCCACGACGGCGACTACGTCTTCGTGCGCAAGCAGGCGCAGGCGGCGCGCGGGACGATCGTGATCGCGATGGTCGGCGACGAAGCGACCTGCAAGTACTTCTACCCGGAGTCGACGCACATCCGGCTCGAGCCCGCGAACTCGACGATGGCGCCGATCCTGGTGCCGAAGAGCGAGTGGCGCGAGACGCAGATCCTCGGCGTCGTCGTCGGCGTGTTCCGGAAGATCTGA
- a CDS encoding sulfite exporter TauE/SafE family protein has translation MLEAIVLVLGGIGAGALSTMAGMGGGVLLVVTMSLALGPHAALATTAPALLAGNLHRTWLYRHAVDRGVALTFLIGALPGALVGGLVSARMPDTAIEVLLVIVTAFALARAAGKLEWKPSARAYLPFAFGAGMVAAGSGAGILVSPILVAGGLAGEALIATSSVVAATMHVGRIAGYGVAGLFGGAALVVSLLLGGGILAGNVLGGRVRARIGEAWCMRLTHLVLVVSLIAAVIGIAR, from the coding sequence ATGCTCGAAGCGATCGTGCTGGTGCTCGGAGGGATCGGTGCGGGCGCGCTCTCGACGATGGCGGGCATGGGCGGCGGCGTGCTGCTCGTGGTCACGATGTCGCTCGCGCTCGGGCCCCACGCGGCGCTCGCGACCACCGCGCCTGCGCTCCTCGCGGGCAACCTGCATCGCACGTGGCTCTATCGACACGCGGTCGATCGCGGCGTCGCGCTCACGTTCCTGATCGGCGCGCTGCCGGGAGCGCTGGTGGGCGGGCTCGTGTCGGCGCGCATGCCCGACACAGCGATCGAGGTGCTGCTCGTGATCGTCACCGCGTTCGCGCTGGCGCGGGCCGCGGGAAAGCTCGAGTGGAAGCCCTCGGCGCGTGCGTACCTGCCCTTCGCGTTCGGCGCGGGCATGGTCGCCGCGGGATCGGGCGCGGGCATCCTGGTGTCGCCGATCCTCGTCGCGGGTGGGCTCGCGGGCGAGGCGCTGATCGCGACGTCTTCCGTGGTCGCCGCGACGATGCACGTCGGGCGCATCGCGGGCTACGGCGTCGCGGGCCTCTTCGGCGGCGCGGCGCTGGTGGTCTCGCTATTGCTCGGCGGCGGGATCCTCGCGGGCAACGTGCTCGGCGGGCGCGTGCGCGCGCGCATCGGCGAGGCGTGGTGCATGCGGCTCACGCACCTCGTCCTGGTGGTGTCGCTGATCGCGGCCGTGATCGGGATCGCGCGCTGA
- a CDS encoding serine/threonine protein kinase produces MTTTTRTILFALALTLGACGPHFGIDTPDDFVSLDEGTQQQRGYAMRATTADGVVIAVREIDDPRRGTRDFWVEAIRNRLRRAGGYALLEEEDIRAASGDTGHQMRFGRDESGRPYAYWITVFVREGRVTVVEAGGRREVFDEEVEDVRRAIASIRIQ; encoded by the coding sequence ATGACCACGACGACGAGGACGATCCTGTTCGCGCTCGCGCTCACGCTCGGCGCGTGTGGCCCGCACTTCGGCATCGACACGCCCGACGACTTCGTCTCGCTCGACGAGGGCACGCAGCAGCAGCGCGGCTACGCGATGCGCGCGACCACCGCGGACGGAGTCGTGATCGCGGTCCGCGAGATCGACGATCCGCGCCGCGGCACCCGCGACTTCTGGGTCGAGGCGATCCGCAACCGGCTGCGTCGCGCCGGCGGCTACGCGCTCCTCGAGGAGGAGGACATCCGCGCCGCGAGCGGCGACACCGGGCACCAGATGCGCTTCGGCCGCGACGAGAGCGGCCGTCCCTACGCGTACTGGATCACGGTGTTCGTGCGCGAGGGGCGCGTGACCGTGGTCGAGGCGGGCGGGCGCCGCGAGGTGTTCGACGAAGAGGTCGAGGACGTGCGGCGCGCGATCGCGAGCATTCGGATCCAGTGA